A region of Sugiyamaella lignohabitans strain CBS 10342 chromosome A, complete sequence DNA encodes the following proteins:
- the CUZ1 gene encoding Cuz1p (Protein with a role in the ubiquitin-proteasome pathway; interacts with ubiquitinated protein, Cdc48p and the proteasomal regulatory particle; may protect cells from trivalent metalloid induced proteotoxicity; contains a PACE promoter element and is co-regulated with proteasome subunit genes; AN1-type zinc finger protein, with DHHC and ubiquitin-like domains (UBL); ortholog of ZFAND1, a human gene linked to cancer; protein abundance increases under DNA replication stress; GO_component: GO:0005737 - cytoplasm [Evidence IDA] [PMID 11914276]; GO_component: GO:0005737 - cytoplasm [Evidence IDA] [PMID 14562095]; GO_component: GO:0005634 - nucleus [Evidence IDA] [PMID 14562095]; GO_function: GO:0046872 - metal ion binding [Evidence IEA]; GO_function: GO:0070628 - proteasome binding [Evidence IDA] [PMID 24121501]; GO_function: GO:0070628 - proteasome binding [Evidence IDA] [PMID 24297164]; GO_function: GO:0008270 - zinc ion binding [Evidence IEA]; GO_process: GO:0071243 - cellular response to arsenic-containing substance [Evidence IGI,IMP] [PMID 24297164]; GO_process: GO:0043161 - proteasome-mediated ubiquitin-dependent protein catabolic process [Evidence IGI,IMP,IPI] [PMID 24121501]): protein MTTIAEKSQGLLDVGEHCALCNKIDFLPFKCHECEKTYCNEHRKVQDHDCVPVKTKTGSGSSSTNRITSSTRLGSTPASKQAVGAPRLAAASAASDRARNTSQPTSSSGAGSSSSSTSSTPPALERLKSLWAKKTSSSSSSGGTRPKKVNPLLALAELKKSSKGDEKIPTQNRLYFYLVRPASDTLDISGRPTTRPEKKLAVFFQKDMIVGRALDKACELLAITNKNNTSNGHRLGLYAGDVFIAYNQKLSDSIKDGMTITVR from the exons ATGACGACGATAGCTGAGAAATCACAGGGCCTATTAGATGTAGGTGAGCACTGTGCTCTATGCAATAAAATTGACTTTCTTCC ATTTAAATGTCACGAGTGTGAGAAAACATACTGTAATGAGCATAGAAAAGTCCAGGATCATGATTGTGTGCCTGTGAAAACAAAGACAGGTTCAGGATCAAGTTCTACAAACCGAATTACATCATCTACTAGATTGGGGTCAACTCCAGCATCAAAGCAAGCTGTGGGAGCACCTCGtctagcagctgcttcagCTGCCAGTGACAGAGCTCGTAATACTAGCCAACCCACTAGTTCGAGTGGGGCCGGCAGTTCCAGCTCATCCACGTCTTCGACACCACCTGCATTAGAAAGACTAAAGTCATTATGGGCCAAGAAAacatcatcttcctcatcaagTGGAGGAACTAGACCCAAGAAAGTGAATCCATTATTAGCATTAGCAGAACTCAAGAAGTCATCGAAGGGTGATGAGAAGATTCCTACTCAAAATAGATTATATTTCTATCTTGTTCGCCCTGCATCAGATACTCTAGATATATCTGGTAGGCCGACAACTCGTCCTGAAAAGAAGTTGGCTGTTTTCTTCCAGAAAGATATGATTGTAGGAAGGGCTTTGGACAAGGCTTGCGAACTTCTGGCCATTACAAACAAGAATAACACATCAAACGGCCATCGGTTAGGATTGTATGCCGGAGACGTGTTCATTGCATATAATCAAAAATTGTCCGACAGCATTAAAGATGGCATGACCATTACCGTGAGATAG